One genomic window of Solea solea chromosome 12, fSolSol10.1, whole genome shotgun sequence includes the following:
- the uevld gene encoding ubiquitin-conjugating enzyme E2 variant 3 — MDLSSDQIKRILSKYKFHDVAIEELQKIHRIHPWIKPSPGTYTFSDGTQKDLLKLSGNIPVRYEGHSYNFPIQLWLIDSFPFTPPICYLKPTKNMAIREGKHVDAKGRLHLPALHNWDHPKSSVVVLLNEMIDKFEEDPPLCSKPKDSDKDPNELLAYVNKIQINDGGVRNHDQQPNKVSVIGGGDLGMASVMSILAKCKVDKLVVIDVAESSTKGGSTDLDIFSLPKVEVSRDLSASAGSRVVVLTANAWSSEQSYLGLVQTNADLFRGIVPNLARLSPAAVMLVASQPVDIMTHVAWRQSGFPPTRVIGAGCNLDSERLSHVLDIHLNTHKTAWVIGELSNDKVAVMSNMALGSNAPQPEIAPGSNTTKPLLDRAFEMIKNQGQRSWSVGLSVADITNSVLENTMKTHSVSTLAQGWGGIGTEVFLSLPCILGCSGSTRLAGVSLGKEEDSKLRDSVTSLSDLMGQLRI; from the exons ATGGACCTCAGCTCAGACCAAATAAAGCGGATCCTCTCTAAG TACAAATTTCATGATGTTGCTATCGAGGAGCTGCAGAAAATCCATCGAATCCACCCTTGGATAAAACCTTCCCCTGGCACATACA CATTCAGTGATGGCACACAGAAAGATCTCCTGAAATTAAGCGGGAACATCCCTGTCCGGTATGAAG GCCACTCCTACAACTTCCCCATCCAGCTGTGGCTGATAGACTCCTTCCCCTTCACGCCTCCCATTTGCTACCTAAAACCCACCAAGAACATGGCCATCAGAGAGGGCAAGCATGTTGATGCCAAGGGGCGACTTCATCTGCCGGCGCTGCACAACTGGGATCAT CCCAAGTCGTCAGTGGTGGTTCTTCTGAATGAGATGATTGACAAGTTTGAGGAGGATCCTCCTCTGTGCTCAAAGCCCAAAGACAGCGATAAAGACCCAAACGAGCTTCTGGCATATGTCAATAAAATCCAGATCAATGATG gtgGGGTCAGAAATCACGATCAACAGCCTAATAAAGTCTCTGTTATTGGGGGAGGAGACTTGGGAATGGCTTCTGTGATGAGCATTTTGGCGAAG TGTAAAGTGGATAAGCTGGTCGTCATTGACGTTGCTGAGAGTTCTACCAAGGGTGGCAGCACAGATCTAGATATCTTCAGTCTGCCAAAGGTTGAGGTGTCCAGAG ATTTATCTGCCTCCGCAGGCTCCAGAGTCGTGGTGTTGACTGCAAACGCATGGAGCAGCGAGCAGTCGTATTTAGGCCTGGTTCAAACTAACGCCGACTTGTTCAGAGGAATCGTCCCAAATCTAGCACGACTCAGCCCCGCGGCTGTGATGCTTGTTGCTTCACAACCAG TGGACATCATGACCCACGTTGCCTGGAGGCAGAGCGGCTTTCCACCGACGCGGGTGATCGGTGCAGGGTGTAACTTGGACTCGGAGCGACTTAGTCACGTTCTGGATATTCATCTTAACACGCACAAAACAGCCTGGGTCATAGGAGAACTTTCAAACGACAAAG TTGCCGTGATGAGTAACATGGCGCTGGGCTCCAATGCTCCACAGCCAGAGATCGCCCCGGGATCCAACACCACCAAACCTCTGTTAGACAG ggCATTTGAGATGATCAAGAATCAAGGGCAGCGGTCGTGGTCAGTGGGTCTTTCCGTCGCTGACATCACAAACAGTGTCCTGGAAAACACAATGAAGACCCACTCCGTCTCCACGCTGGCTCAG GGCTGGGGTGGTATAGGTACAGAGGTTTTCCTGAGTCTGCCGTGCATTCTGGGATGCAGCGGTTCCACGCGCCTGGCTGGAGTGTCACTGGGAAAGGAAGAAGACTCCAAACTCAGGGACAGTGTTACGTCTCTTTCTGACCTCATGGGTCAACTCAGGATATGA
- the spty2d1 gene encoding protein SPT2 homolog, with protein sequence MMDFDNILDIATQNKGDNSVQKRYSLQAGPPKKDPRSKGVSSAAVEALLKKQNCDRKKKELEMKKQKDVLFAKRVELKSDRKARAMASRTKDNFRGYNGVPVVEVPKKRRSDLDMQNSESMTSHGFRNTTIDPEDEDNYEYEDSESEPEPEPLRPGKSSQDRSSSSKSFSKKTKPAPPPMNFADLLKLAEKKQHEPVDLKPKVVKKEERLRTADEIKEEEMERKVKRIDKFRDSKTERERDSKSQSSSSSTRTAPSEKEQKICKMQKNLSEKQSLPSGSGKKLQSDRGHSSSKSSIGARERERPKISQNDRDRSKSSLSSSSSAINGKGLSKTTSSQVSIKQAPPKVSSSHKSRTSSDLSFKKESSSSFQGRSPGIAGTRPPGAAITGQKSQHGTSQQTTLSHGGSLKQRATVGVSKSGKGEPLKTGIPSSVKSIGNSVRNSSGGPPKVGSQPQPRPGGKLPAKAAGPAAQARPGGSGPQRPPGGNGSRPPGSISSRPGSGGPVPGRSPGPMGSGPGRPKCTVVSETISSKNVGGSRPGGPPRPGMPQRPGMPPRPGMPQRPGMPQRPGMPPGPGMPPRPLMNRPPGTMLPPITSAYKRKYEEEEDEYDSEMDDFIDDGEDDQDEISRHIKEIFGYDRKRYKDESDYALKFMESSWKDVQKEEARSLKMAVQEDLEEEKREEEDFKRNTVKRKKIN encoded by the exons ATGATGGACTTTGATAATATATTGGACATTGCTACGCAAAACAAGGGCGACAACAGTGTACAG AAGAGATACAGTTTACAAGCTGGTCCACCCAAAAAGGACCCAAGGTCTAAAGGTGTAagctctgctgctgtggaggCCCTTCTGAAAAAGCAAAAttgtgacagaaaaaagaaag aattagAAATGAAGAAACAGAAGGATGTATTATTTGCCAAGAGGGTTGAATTGAAGTCAGACCGCAAAGCACGAGCAATGGCATCCAGAACTAAGGACAATTTTAGAGGCTATAATGGTGTACCAGTGGTTGAGGTTCCTAAGAAAAGGAGATCAGACCTAGATATGCAAAATAGCGAATCCATGACTTCTCATGGTTTTAGGAATACTACAATTGACCCAGAGGATGAGGATAACTATGAATATGAGGATTCAGAGTCGgaaccagagccagagccatTGAGACCAGGGAAATCCTCACAAGATAGGTCTAGTAGTAGCAAGTCCTTTTCTAAAAAAACCAAGCCTGCTCCACCTCCAATGAACTTTGCAGACCTACTCAAACTAGCAGAGAAGAAGCAGCATGAGCCAGTGGATTTGAAACCCAAGGtagtgaaaaaagaagaaagactcCGCACTGCTGATGAGATTAAGGAAGAAGAGATGGAGCGCAAGGTGAAGAGAATAGATAAATTCAGAGactcaaagacagagagagaaagagacagcaAGTCTCAATCTAGCTCTAGTTCAACAAGGACAGCTCCTTCAGAGAAGGAGCAGAAAATCTGCAAAATGCAAAAGAACTTGTCAGAGAAACAAAGTCTGCCAAGTGGGTCAGGGAAGAAGTTACAAAGCGACAGGGGCCACTCTTCCTCCAAGTCTTCTATTGGtgctagagagagagaaagacccAAGATATCCCAGAATGATAGAGACAGATCCAAGTCTAGTTTGAGTAGTTCATCTAGTGCCATAAACGGTAAAGGTCTTTCAAAAACCACCTCATCTCAGGTTTCAATCAAGCAAGCCCCCCCCAAGGTGTCATCTAGCCACAAATCCAGAACCTCAAGTGACCTTAGCTTCAAAAAAGAAAgctcatcatcatttcaaggaaGATCACCTGGTATTGCTGGGACCAGGCCCCCTGGTGCTGCTATAACAGGCCAAAAATCTCAACATGGGACCTCACAGCAGACCACATTGAGTCATGGTGGCTCCTTAAAACAGAGGGCTACAGTTGGAGTCAGCAAGTCCGGAAAAGGAGAACCACTAAAAACTGGGATTCCTTCTTCAGTAAAATCAATCGGTAATTCAGTACGAAATTCATCAGGCGGCCCTCCTAAGGTAGGGAGCCAACCTCAGCCAAGGCCCGGAGGAAAACTCCCTGCTAAAGCTGCTGGTCCCGCTGCACAGGCCAGACCTGGTGGGAGTGGTCCCCAGCGTCCCCCTGGAGGTAATGGATCCCGACCTCCAGGGTCTATTAGTAGTCGGCCTGGTAGTGGGGGACCTGTACCTGGGCGATCACCTGGCCCTATGGGATCAGGACCTGGAAGACCAAAGTGCACTGTGGTATCAGAGACCATCTCATCCAAAAATGTAGGTGGATCCAGACCAGGGGGTCCTCCTCGACCAGGCATGCCACAAAGACCGGGCATGCCACCCAGGCCAGGCATGCCACAAAGACCAGGCATGCCACAAAGACCAGGCATGCCACCTGGACCAGGGATGCCTCCCAGACCCTTGATGAACAGACCACCAG GTACAATGCTACCACCTATCACATCTGCGTACAAGAGGaaatatgaagaagaagaagacgagtaTGACTCAGAAATGGACGATTTTATTGATGATGGAGAAGACGATCAGGACGAAATTTCCAGGCACATTAAGGAAATTTTTGGCTATGATCGAAAAAG ATACAAGGATGAGAGTGACTATGCACTAAAATTTATGGAGAGCAGCTGGAAAGATGTGCAGAAAGAAGAGGCCAggag TCTGAAAATGGCTGTGCAAGAAGatctggaggaggagaaaagagaggaagaggacttCAAAAGGAACACtgtcaagaggaaaaaaataaactga